The Spiroplasma corruscae DNA window AGTTTTCTTTCATTCATTTTTACATGTTCTTGAATATAATTATTTCAGTGTCTTAAATATTTTTCAAACTTTTCTGGAATATATGGTGCTAATAACTCTTCATTAATTATTTTTAATGCTGCATCAAAATTATTGTTATCTATTAATGTACTTAATTTTTTACTAACCTCTTCATAATAATTTGACATCGCCACTCCTTATTCATTTTAAATTTAAAAATATATCTTAAATCTATTGTATCATTTAATTTTTGGTTAATATTATAGTAATTATAAGGATTATTTATCATAAAAAAAACTCATATAGAGTTTTTTGTTAAATTAATTATTCACTTTTGGTTTCTACTTCTTTTGGTTTATCATTTCCTGGTTTTGCATTAGTTGATGGTTTTGCAGCAGTTGATGGTGCTGATTTTGTTGACTTAGTTGAAGTAGGTTTTGTTGCTGCTAATCTTGCAGATTTTTTTACAAACTCAGTTTTTTCAGCATTCTTCTTATCTTTTGATACAATAATTTCTTTAATCCTTGCTGCCTTACCTGATAATTTTCTAATGTAGTATATTCTTGCTCTACGAACACGACCTCTTTTTAGTACATCGATTGAGTCAATTATTGGTGAATGAACTGGGAAAGTTCTTTCAACAAAAACACCGTTAGAGTTTTTTCTTACGCAAACTGAAAAAGTAATTCCACTACCTTGTGTTTTAATTACAACACCTTCAAATGCTTGAATACGATACTTATCCCCTTCTTTTATTTTTACACTTACTCTAATAGTATCCCCTGATGTAAATCTTGGTAAATTATTATTTAATTGCTCATCAACTATTGATTTAGTTGTTTTGGTTAACATATTCATATTATTCTTCTCCTTTCAAACTTTTAAGTTCTTTTAAATATTTTATATCATCTATTGTCAAACTATCATAATTAATTAAATCCGGCCTTTTTAAATAAGTATTTTTTAACTTTTCTTGTTTACGGTACTTTTCAACATTACCATGATGGCCACTTAGTAAAATATCTGGCACTTTTTTATCCCTAAAATTATATGGTTTTGTATAAACGGGATAATCAAGTAAGTTATCTTCAAAACTATCATTTTTATGTGATTCTTCATTAATAACACCTTTTAAAAGTCTTACAACTGAATCAACAAGTATTAATGCTGGTAATTCTCCGCCAGTTAGAACATAATCACCAATTGATAATTCTAAATCAATATAATCCATTACTCTTTGATCAAAACCTTCATAATGGCCACAAATAATAATAATATGTTCATAAGAAGTGCTAAAGTTTTTAGAAATATCTTGTTTTAAGGTTTTACCTTGTGGTGACATTAACACAACAATACTTTTGTCTTGTCGACAACTCTCAATTGCTCTAACTATTGGTTCAACCATTAGAACCATCCCACTACCACCACCATATTGATAATCATCAATTTGTTGGTTATTTAAAGTAGAAAAATCTCTCAAATTCAATACTTCAATTTCAACCAGTTTTTTATCAATAGCTCTTTTAACTATTGATTCT harbors:
- the trmD gene encoding tRNA (guanosine(37)-N1)-methyltransferase TrmD, with translation MKFTIITLFPCLIKTSISESIVKRAIDKKLVEIEVLNLRDFSTLNNQQIDDYQYGGGSGMVLMVEPIVRAIESCRQDKSIVVLMSPQGKTLKQDISKNFSTSYEHIIIICGHYEGFDQRVMDYIDLELSIGDYVLTGGELPALILVDSVVRLLKGVINEESHKNDSFEDNLLDYPVYTKPYNFRDKKVPDILLSGHHGNVEKYRKQEKLKNTYLKRPDLINYDSLTIDDIKYLKELKSLKGEE